A region of the Nocardia nova SH22a genome:
GAACCGGGCGGACTCAGGCCGGTCGCATCAGCGGCGGATGCAGGACCTTGGCGGGCCCGGCCCGATAGAGTTTGGCGGGCCGGCCGCCGTCGCGGGTGCTCGTGGCGCCGGTGGCGACGACGAATCCCGGTGTGGTGGTGACCTTGCGGTGGAAATTGCGCGGGTCGATCGCGGTGCCCCAGACGACTTCGTAGACCCGTCGTAATTCGGCGACCGTGAAATTCGGCCCGCAGAATGCGGTGGCCAGCGGTGTGTATTCCAATTTCGCACGGGCCCGCTCGACGCCGTCGGTGAGAATGCGCCGATGATCGAATGCCAGCCGCCCCCGCTCGGCGAGCAACTGCTCCACCGACCATATCCCCGCGGCTGTGGCCTCCGAACCCGCCTGCGGTGGCGGCAGATTCGGCACCAGCGCCAGATAGGCGGTGCTGATCACCCGCCCCCGCGGATCACGTCCGGGTTCACCGTAGGTCGCCAGCTGCTCCAGATGCATGCGATCCCCGCGAAGTCCGGTCTCCTCTTTCAATTCCCGCACCGCCGCCGCCGACAAACTCTCCTCCGGCCGCACGAAACCCCCGGGCAACGCCCATCTTCCGCGATACGGCGCATACAACCGCTGCACCAGCAACCCACACAGAGTGTCGTTGGCAGTGTGCCGAGCGCCCAGGGTCAGAACCACCAAATCGACCGCGACCGCTGCATTGAGGCGAAAACCACTGCCCATAACGGCATTGTAATCGTCAGGGTGACGATAAAAATCACCCCGGCACAGCCGCCCGAATATCTGTCGATGCCGCGGGTGCGGTTCGGTGGGGGTGCGCGCCGCGACGGCCGGTGCAGGGGAGGTTCGGTGGGACGTCGCGGCGCGAGGTATTCACCCGGCGCGCCGGCGCATGGCCTCGATCAGCGATGTGGGACGCATGTCGGTCCAATGCGATTCGACATAGTCGAGACAGAGCCCACGCGGACCCGGGCCGTGCGCGATCGTCCATCCGGTCGGGACGGCCGCGAATACCGGCCACAGTGAATGCTCACCTTCGGAATTGGTCAGGACGTAGAACTCGGCATCGTCATCGTCGAATGGGTTGCTCATGCGAATACCTTTCGTGCGGAACTGTTTACGGCCGCCGCCACGAATCACGGCAGCCGAGGGCGCGGGCCCGCGAATTCCGGGCCCGCACCGTGATCAACGGCCCGGTGTCACCGACACCGCCGATCCGGTGGCGAGCAGGGTGGCAAGGGCGGTGAAGATGTCGCTGAGGCCGGAGCTTCCGGTATCCATGGTCGATAGTGCCTTTCGGTGGAGAGGGATTACTTGGGGGTGTAGGCGATGCTCGATCCGGTGCTGAGGAAATTCAGCACCGCGGCGATGATCGTGGCGTAGTCCATTCGATATTCCTTTCTCATTCACGGGTTGCGGACCGCCGGCGCGCTACGGCGCCGGGTGACCGCGCGGAATCGCTGTCGATTCCGGGCTCTGGGACGAATTCCGCTGTCGGTCAGTCGGATTCGTCGGATTCTGGTATCGGGACGGCGCCCAGTACCGCGCCGATTCGCCGCAGCGCCGGTGCGGAGGTCATCCGCCAGTGGGTCGCGGGGACCTCGTGCGAGCGGATCACGCCGGTGACGGCAGCCGACCAGGTAGCCGCACCGGATGCGCTCGATTCGTCCTCGGCGGCGACGAAATACGTCAGGTCGCCGTGGAACGGGCGGGGCCGGTACGCGGCGGCCAGTTCGAGGGATCGTCCGGCCGCGGCCACAACCACGTCGATCCGCTCCCGGCCGAGTGCCGCCAACGGCTCGGGCAGCCGTTCGGCGAGCGTTTCCAGGCTCTCGAACGCACCGGCTTCGGCGTCCACCAGACCGCCGAGCAGTTCGGAGAGTTCGACCGGACGGGCCCCGTCCACCTCCACCGCGCCGAGTCTGCTGTCCAGTACCGCCAGCAGTGCGACCCGCTCCCCCTCGTCCTGCAGGTGCACCGCGACGGCGTGGGCCAATACACCGCCCAGTGACCAGCCCAGCAGGTGGTAGGGCCCCTGTGGTTGTACGGACCGGATGGCCTCGGCATAGCGCCGGGCCCACTGTTCCACGGATTCCGGCAGCGACTCCCCGCGCAGGACGGGCGATTGGAGTCCGTAGAGCGGGCGGTCGGTGGCGGCCGCCAGTCCGGCGAAGGACCACGCGATACCGCCGACCGGGTGGACACAGAACAACGGTTCGCCGACACCGTTGGGGCGCAACGGGATCAGCATCTCGAGGGCCGCCTCCTGATCGACGCCATCGGCACCGAGCTCGGCGGCCAGTGCGGCGGGCGTGGTCGCGGTGAACAGGGCGAGGACCGGAATCTGCCGTCCGAGCGCCTTACCCAGCCGCACCGCGAGGGTGGTCGCCGTCAACGAGGTGCCGCCGCGTTCGAAGAAGTTGTCGTCGGCGCCGACCCGCTCCAGCCCCAGGACCTCGGCGTAGATCCGCGTGATCATCTCCTCCAGCGCGGTGGCGGGAGCACGATAGGCGGTGGCCGCGAATTCCGGATGCGGCAGCGCGGCCCGGTCGAGTTTGCCGTTCACGGTGAGCGGCAGCGCCGGGAGGACCACACAGGCGTCCGGAACCATATAGGACGGCAGTGACTGCGCCACAGCCGCTTTCGCCGCCGCCACGTCGATGTCGCCGTCGGCCGGAACGAGGTAGGCCACCAGCCGCTCCCCGGCCCGCGGATCGGTCACGGCCAGCACCGCGGCCTGCGCGATCGCAGGCAGGGCCCGCAGCGCCGCCTCGATCTCCCCGAGTTCGATGCGGAATCCGCGCACCTTCACCTGGAAGTCGGTGCGGCCCAGGTATTCCAGTTCCCCGTCGGTGTTCCAGCAGACCAGATCGCCGGTGCGGTACATGCGGGCTCCCGCAGGGCCCTCGGGAGCGCCCCCATCAGACACAGCGAACGGGTCGGCGACGAACCGTTCCGCGGTCAGGTCGCGGCGCTCGTGATAGCCGCGGGCCAGCTGGACACCGGACAGATACAACTCGCCCGGTACGCCCGCCGGAACCGGCAGCAGCCGCGAATCCAGCACGTACACACGGCTGTTCGCTTCCGGACGGCCGATGGGCACGGTGCCGGTGTCGGCATCGCCCACGGTGTGCGCGGTGATCGAGACGGCCGCCTCGGTCGGGCCGTAGAGGTTGACCAGGCGGGCGGTGCTGCCCCGCCGCATCTGCTGTGCCGTGGCCGCCGGGAGGGCCTCGCCGATGGCCAGCACCCGCCGCAGCGATCCGGGCAGACGACCGTCGGCGGCGGTGAGCAGCGCGTCGAGCATGGACGGGACCACGTGCAACGTGGTGACGCCGGTGCGCGCCATGAGATCGCAGAGATAGGCCGGATCGCGGTGTCCGTCGGGCGCCGCGATGACGAGACGACCCCCGGTGACGGCGGCGGACCAGAATTCCCACACCGAAAGGTCGAAGGTCGCGGCCGTCTTCAACAGCACCGCGTCGTCGGCACCCATGCCGAATTCCGCTGTATTCCACAGCAATTGGTTCGTGATCGCAGCATGCGACACCGCGACGCCCTTGGGGCGGCCGGTGGAGCCGGAGGTGAAGATGACATAGGCGGTGTGCTGCGGGAGCAAAGGCACACGCCGCTCGGCCTCGGCGAGAGGCCCGCTGGGCACATCGGACAGGTCGAGTTCGTCGATACGGACGATGCTGTCCCGGCCGACCCCGGCGACGGCAGCCGGTGCGTGTCCGAACCGATCGCGGCCCACCGCATCCGTTTCCGGCCATGCACCAGAAACGGGCAGGTCCGGAGTATCGGCGGTGGTCAGGATGCAGACCGGTCCCGCGGCATCGAGGATGTAGCGCACCCGCTCGGCGGGCTGATCCGGATCGACCGGCACGTATGCCCCACCCGCCAGACTCACCGCGTACATGGCGGCGACCAGTTCCCGGGAGCGACGGATGGCGAGCACCACCCGGCTCTCCGGGCCGACGCCGAGCGAAATCAGATATCGCGCAAGTCGATTCACCTGGTCGGCGAGTTCGGCATAGGTCACGACGGCACCGTCCACGACGAGTGCGGGTGCGGTCCCCGACCGGTGCGCGGTGGAGTTCCACAGCTCGGCCAGTGTGGTCGGCCGGATCGTGGAATCGCCGGTGTCGTTCCAGGTTTCGAGTATCCGGGTCCGCTCGTCGGAGGCGAGCAGATCTATGGAGCCGACGGGCCCGGCCGGATCGACGCAGATCGCGTCGAACAGGCGCAGCAGCCGCCCGGCGAACCCGTCCACGGTCGGGCCGTCGAACAGTGCGGTGGCGTAGGTCAGCGAGGCGGCGATACCGAGCGGATTCCCGTCGTCGTCGTACCGGTCGGTGACCACCAGATGCAGATCGAACTGGGAGATACCGGTCTCGAAATCGGCTGCGCCGACGGTCAATCCGTCCAGTTCGAAGGTCGCCGCGTCCTGGTTGTGGAAGGAGAACCCGACCTGGAACAGCGGATGCCGGGCGGTGGAGCGCACCGGGTTGAGGACCTCCACCAGCCGTTCGAACGGGACATCGGAATGGGAGAACGCCGCCAGGTCGCCGTCGCGGACGGTGGTGAGCAGTTCGTCGAATCCGGCGGCCGGATCCACCTCGGTCCGCAGCACCAGGGTGTTGACGAACATGCCGACCAGATCGTCGAGAGCCTTGTCACCGCGGCCCGCGATCGGGGTGCCGATGGCGATGTCGGCGGTGGCCGACAGCCGTGCCAGCAGGGCCGCGAAGGCGGCGTGCACCACCATGAACAGGGTCGCGCCCCGGTCGCGGGCGATCTCGGCGAGGCGGGCGTGGACCGCCGCGTCGACGGTGAAGTCCACGGCGGCACCGGCGGTGGAGACGGTCGCCGGGCGGGGCCGGTCGGTGGGCAGGGCCAGCTGATCGGGCAGCCCGGCCAGCGTCCGTGACCAGTAGTCGAGCTGCCGGGCCGACAGCGAGGCGGGATCGTTCTCGTCGCCGAGCAGATCGCGTTGCCACACCGCGAAATCGGCGTACTGCACCGGCAGCGGCGTCCAGCCGGGTGCGGAACCGGCGCGGCGGGCGGTGTAGGCGGCCATCACATCGCGGGCCAGCGGCACGAGTGAGGAACCGTCGGCTGCGATGTGATGGACGGCCACGACCAGCACGTGTTCGGTGCCGGGCGTGCCGGTGAGGGCGAACAGCCGCGCCCGCAGCGGCACCTCGGCCGTCACATCGAACGAGGTGGTGACGAACTCCGAGACCGCGGCCGGTACCTCACCGGGCGCCAGCGGTACCGGATCGAGCCGCGGCACCGGCGCCTCCCCGACCGGGAGCACCACCTGCACCGGACCGTTCTCGGTGCGCGGGTACACGGTGCGCAGCACCTCGTGCCGCGCGATCACATCGGCCACGGCGGCCGACAGCGCGGCCACATCGAGTTCACCGGTGAGCCGCATGGCCAGCGGGATCGTGTAGGCGGCGGAATCCTGGTCCATCCGGTTCAGCAGCCACATGCGCTGCTGGGCCGGAGACAGCGGCGCCGGACCGGCCGTGGCGCGGGGTGCGGGCGCCGGGCGGACGGGCGCCGCGTCCGCACCGGCGACGGCGGCGGCCAGGGCGGCGACGGTGGGATATTCGAAGATCGTCCGCACCGGAACGGCCACCTCGAAGGCCGCGCCCAGCCGGGCCGCCAATCGTGTTGCGGTGAGCGAATTTCCGCCGAGTCCGAAGAAATCGTCGTCCACACCGGCCGGGCGGGTCAGACCCAGAACGGCGGCCACGATATCGGCGACGGTCTGTTCGGCCGCCGTGCGCGGAGCCCGGAACTCGGTGGCCCGGAAGACCGGTTCGGGCAGGGCCTTCCGGTCGAGTTTGCCGGTCGGCGTCAGCGGGATCCGATCGATCACCATGATCGCGGCCGGGACCATGTAGGCGGTCAGGCTGCGGGCGGCGTACGCCGCCAGATCCTCCACGTCCACGGAATGGCCGGGCGCGGCAACCACATACGCGACCAGCGCCGTCTCGCCGGTGCCGTCGCGATGTCCGATGGTGGTGGCGAAGGACACCGATTCGTGCGAGGTGAGTACCGCGTCGATCTCGCCCAGCTCGATGCGCAGACCACGCACCTTCACCTGATGATCGGAGCGGCCCGCATATTCGAGGACGTAATCGTCGTCGCGCAGGACCCAGCGCACCAGATCGCCGGTGCGGTACAGCCTTTCGCCGGAGCCGTGCGGGTCGGCGACGAACCGCCCGGCCGACAGTGCCGGGCGGGCGTGATATCCCCGCGCCAGGCCGGGCCCGCGCAGATACAGCTCACCGGTGACACCGAGCGGAACCGGATGCAGGCGGCCGTCCAGCACCACCGCGGATGTCCCGTCGATCGTGGTGCCCATGTCCAGGGGATCGCCGGGACGCTTGGCCGCGCTGACCGTGACGATGACGGTGGTCTCGGTGGGGCCGTAGGTGTTGTGGAATTCGAGGTTCCCGGCCCAGCGGTCCATGAGGTCGGCGCCGAACGCCTCGCCACCGACCGCGAGGTACCGCAGCAGCGGTAGCCGTGCCGGTTCGAGCGTCTGCAGCACCGCCGGGGTGATGAAGGCATGCGTAACCCGTTGGGCACGAATCAATTCGGTCAGTTCCGTACCACCGTAGACGCCCGCCGGTGCGATCACCGTGGTGGCCGAGCCCGCGACCGCCATCAGCAGCTCCCACATCGACACGTCGAAACTCGGTGAGGATGCGTGCAGGACGATCGACTCCGGGTCGATGCGATAGTGGCGCCGATGCGAGGCCACCAGCGGACCCACACCGACGTGGGTCACGACGACACCCTTCGGCTTCCCGGTGGTTCCCGAGGTATAGATCATCCACATCGGATGCTGCGGCCGGACCGGGCGGACCAGCTCGTCCGCGTCGATCGGCCCGGCCGCGGTGGCAGCCAGCCGCGCGACGGTTTCCGGCTCGTCGAGTACGAGGGTGCGGACCGTGCCGGGAAGTGCGGCGGCATCGGCCGCCGTTGTGATGCCCACGGCCGCATCGGAATCCGACAGCATGTGCGCGATGCGGTCGGCCGGATAGGCGGGGTCGACGGGCACGAAGGCGGCACCGGATTTCACCACCGCCCACCACGCGACGATCCAGGAGATCGAGCGGGTGACCGCGATGGCCACGAAATCCTCTGCGCCGACGCCGGATTCGATCAGAACCCGCGCCAGGCGATTCGATTCGGCATCCAGTTCTGCATAGGTCAGCTCGCGCGCACCGGACGCGAGGGCGATACCGCCGGGGTTGCGGCGCACCGCCTCGGCGAGGATCGCACCGAGGGTGCGGATCGGCTCGCCCGCCGTACCGCGTTCGAGCAGTGCGGTGCGTTCGGCCGGGGAGAGCAGGTCGATGTCGCCGACGCGGCGGTGCGGTTCCGTGACGGCCGCGCCGATCACCCGGCCCAGTCGCCGCAGCAGTCCGGCGGCGGTGGCGGGATCGAAAAGATCCGTGGCGTAGGTCAATTCGAGTGGGAGATGACCGTCCGGGTCGAGCTGGTCGGAGACGGTGAACTGCAGATCGAATTTCGCCACCGGACGGTCGACATCGACCGGTTCGAGGATCAGGCCGGGAACCGCGTGCGTGCGACCGCCGAGGTTCAGATAGCTCAGCGAGACCGTGAACAGCGGATTGCGGTCGGCCGTGCGGGGCACGCCGAGGGCATCGACGACACGGTCGAACGGCACATCCGCGTGCGCGAACGCGGCCAGGTCCACGTCCCGCACGTGATCGAGCAGATCACCGAAACTCCGGTCGGCACGCGGACGCGCGCGCAGGGTCAGGGTGTTGACGAACATTCCGACCAGATCGTCCAGGGCGCGAGCGCCCCGTCCGGCGACCGGTGTGCCGATCGCGATGTCGGCGTCCTCGGCGGAACTACCCGACAGCCGGGCCAGCAACACCGCCAGCGCGGTGTGCCACACCATGAACGGGGTCGCGTTGTGGACGGTGGCGAGGCGCTGGACCGCGGCGGCGACGCCACCGTCGATCCGGCCGCGCACCACGGCACCCGCACGCGAGGCCACCGGAGGCCGCGGGCGATCGGTGGGCACGGCGGATTCCGGCAGATCCGCCAGCGCCGCGGTCCAGAAATCCAGCTGCCCGGATTCGGCGGCGGCGAGCGATTGCCGTTGCCACAGTGCGTAATCCGCGTACTGCACGCTCAGTTCGGGCCAGACGGGGGGTGTCTGGGTGCGGCGGGCCAGATAGGCCGCGATCAGATCCCGCAGCAGCGGATCGAGGGAGTATCCGTCGGCGGCGATGTGGTGCACCACCATGGCGAACACGTGGCTGGTTCCCGATTCGCGCAGCAGTGCGGCGCGCACGGGCGGTGCGATCGTCACATCGAAGCCGGTGGCGGCGAAGGCCGCGAGCGCGCCGGCATCGGCGCCGGTGCGCGTCTCGAAGTGGATCCGGGCCTGTTCCGGGTTCAGGACCAGCTGGCAGGCCGACCCGTCGGTATCGAGCGGGTAGTAGGTGCGCAGCACCTCGTGCCGGGCCACCACATCGGCGAACGCGTCGCGCATGATCGCGGCGTCGAGATCCCCGAGGATGCGGACCGCCACCACGATATTGTCGGCGGCCGAATCCGGGTCCAGGCGGTTGAGGAACCACATGCCCTGCTGGACGGGCGCCAGCGGGATGGTGGCGGGGCGCGGCCCGGCGACCGGTCCGAGCAGTTCCGTTGCCGCGGTGTCGATTTCCTCGATGGCACGGGCCAGGTCCGCGACGACCGGATATTCGAACAGCGTCCGCACCGGCAGACGGCGCCCGCAGCGCTCTCCCAGCCGGGCCAGCACGCGGGTGGCCACCAGCGAGTTGCCGCCGAGGGCGAAGAAGTCGTCATCGGCGCCGACGCGGGAGATGTCGAGAACCTCCGCGAAGGTCTGCGCGACCAGTCGTTCACCGGCCGTGCCGGGGGCGCGGAACTCGCCGCCGCCGAAGACCGCCGCCACCCGCGGATCGGCGGCGTCCGGCAGCGCGTTGCGATCCAGCTTGCCGGAGGCGTTGAGCGGGAATTCCTCCAGCACGACGACGGCCGAGGGAACCATGTAGCCCGGCAGTTCCGCGACCGCCGCCGCGCGGACCCGCTGGGCGGCTTCCGGATCGGTGGCGGTGACGAATCCGATGAGATGGTCACCGCCGGGCCCGGTCAGCAGCCGCACGGCCGCCGCCGTCACATCCGGCGCCGCGGCCAGCACCGCCTCGATATCGCCGAGTTCGATGCGCTGACCACGGAACTTCACCTGGAAATCGGTGCGGCCCAGGTACACCAGCTCGGCCGTGATCCCACTGGTGTCCCAGCGAACCAGATCACCGGTGCGGTACATGCGTGATCCGTACGGATCCCCGGGCGCACCGGAGGCGAACGGATTGGCCACGAAGCGATCGGCGGTGAGATCGGCCCGGCCGTGATATCCGCGGGCCAGCTGGGTACCGGCCAGGTACAGCTCTCCCGCCACGCCGGGCGGGGTCGGCCGCAGCCGCGAATCCAGCACGTACACACGGCTGTTCCATTCGGGCAGCCCGATCGGCACGGCCGCCCGGTCCACCATCCCGGTCACCTCGCGGTGGGTGATCGACACCGCGGCCTCGGTGGGCCCGTACAGATTGTGCAGCCGGGCCTCGCTGATCGCGCCGAACGCGCGCACGGTCTCGGCGGGCAGCGCCTCACCGATCACGAACACCAGCCGTAGCGAGCGCACCTGAACGGTGCGGGCCTGGGCGGCGAACACGCTCAGCATCGAAGGAACGAAATCGGTGACCGTCACGCCGTTTCCGGCGATGACATCCGCCAGATATCCGGGATCGCGATGTCCGTCCGGCGTGGCGAGCACGAGGGTGGCGCCGACCCGCAGCGGCAGGAAGTAGCCCCACAGCGAGACGTCGAAGGTGGTGGCGGTCTTCTGCAGGTACACATCGGCGGCGGTCAGCTGGTATTCGGCCTGCATCCAGGTGGTCTGGTTGACGATCGCGGCATGGGAGACGCTGACACCCTTGGGTTTTCCGGTGGAGCCGGAGGTGAAGATCACGTAGGCCGGATGGGCGGCGAGTACGGGAGCGCGACGCTCGGCCGGCGCGATCGGCTCATCGGAGTAGGCGTCCGGGTCCAGCGCGTCGATCAGGACCGTCGGACCGTCGAAGGCGACGGCCGCGCCGGTGGCGGTGAGCAGCACCGCGGGCCGCGCGGAGTCGAGGATGTGGGCGATGCGCTGGGCCGGGTGGTCCGGATCGATCGGCACATAGGCGCCACCGGCCTTGAGTACCGCGTACATCGCCACGACGAGCTCGGGTGAGCGTCGAATCGACAGGGCCACCAGTGATTCCGGTCCCACGCCCAGATCGATGAGGTGGCGGGCGAGACGGTTGCTGCGGCTGTCGAGTTGCCCATAGGTGAGCTCGACGGGCGCGGATCCGTCATCGGGGATGTAGCGCACGGCCGGTAGGCGCGGTGCGACCGCAGCCTGCGCCTCGAACTCGTCGAGCAGTAACTCCTCGCCGAATCCCTTGTGCGTAGAGGCATTCCATTCGGTGAGCACACGGTCGCGCTCGCCGGGGGCGAACAGATCGATATCGCCGACGACGCGCTCGGGGTCGGCGATGACGGCGTGCAACACCGCCAGCAGCCGTCCGGCGAGCCCCGTCACCGTCGATTCATCGAAAAGGTCGGTGGCGTAGGTGAATCCGATTTCCCGGTCGGTCACGGTGACCTGGAGGTCGAAGGCGTTCACCGCCGTGTCGAGCCGGACCTCTCCGACACCGAGTTCACCGGTCTCGAACTCCACCGGCGCCAGATTCTGGAAGAACAGGGCCACCTGGAACAGCGGGTGGTGCGCCTGTGAGCGCGGCGGGTCCAGGACCTCCACCAGCCGTTCGAACGGGATGTCGGCATGAGCGAATGCGGCGAGGTCACTTTCGCGGGTGCGTCGCAGCAGATCCGAGAAGCGCTGCGCTCCGGTGACTTCGGTGCGCAGGACCAGCGTGTTGACGAACATGCCGATCAGATCGTCCAGGACCGCCGCGCCGCGTCCGGCGACCGGTGCGCCGATGGCGATATCGCCGGTTCCCGACATCCGGGCGAGCAGGACCGCGAGGGCCGCATGCATCACCATGAACGGGGTGCTGTCGTGGCGTCCCGCGAGGGTGTGCAGGTCGGCGCGCAGACGCTCGTCGAAGGCGACGGTGGTGGTGGCCGCGATATGGCTCGCGACCGCGGGCCGCGGCCGATCGACCGGCAGCTCGAGCCGCGAGGGCAGTCCGCGCAGCTGTTCGCGCCAGAAATCCAGCTGGCGGGCGGCGATGGATTCGGGATCGGATTCGGCGCCCAGTACCTCGCGCTGCCACAGCGCGTAGTCGGCGTACTGGACCGGCAGGTCGTGCCAGCGCGGGGCCGCATCCGCGCTGCGGGCCAGGTAGGCGGTGGCGATATCGCGGGCCAGCGGGCCCATCGAGAAGCCGTCGGCGGCGATGTGATGGACGACCAGGACGAGAATGTGCTCGTCGGCGTCGGTGGTCAGTAGTCCCGCCCGCAGCGGTACGGCGGTGGTCACATCGAAGGGTTCGGCCACGAATTCACCGATGGCCGTGGCGATATCGTCACCGCACAGCCGGGACAGCACCGGTGCGTGGTCGGCGGGCTGGATCTGCTGATAGCCGACGCCGCCGATATCCGGGTAGACGGTGCGCAGGGATTCGTGGCGGGCCACCAGATCGGCGAGCGCGGCCTCGAGCGCGGCGGTGTCGAGTGCGCCGCGCAGGCGCAGGGCGACCGGAATATTGTGCACGCTCTGCCCAGGATCGAACCGGTTCAGGAACCACATGCGCTGCTGGGCGGGCGAGAGCGGGATCAGATCGGGGCGCGGGCGCGCGACGAGCGGTACGGCGGCGCCGCGACCGGCGAATTCCGCGGCCTGCCCGGCGAGACCGGCAACCGTCGGGGTGTCGAAGATCAGGCGGACCGGCAGGTCGGCGTCGAGTTCGGCGCCGACCCGGGCCGCGACCCGGGTGGCGGTGAGCGAGTTGCCGCCCAGTGCGAAGAAGTCGTCGTCGAGTCCCACCCGGTCGAGGCCGAGCAGTTCGGCGTACACCGCGGCGACGGCTCGTTCGGCACGGGTCGCGGGCGCCCGATAGGTTCCGGACCGGAATTCCGGCTCCGGCAGCGCGCTGCGGTCGAGTTTGCCGGAGGCGTTGAGCGGCAACGCGTCCAGCGTCACCACGATCGCCGGGACCATGTATTCGGGTAGGCTGCGAGCGCAGGCCGTCCGCAGCGCTTCGGGATCGAGATCGTGTCCGGTCGCGGCGACCACGTACCCGACGATCCGATCCCCGGCGCCGTGATCGTCGCGGACCACGGCCACCGCCGCGGCCACCCCGTCGGCCTCGCGCAGGGCGTTCTCGATCTCGCCGAGTTCGATGCGCAGACCACGCACCTTCACCTGGAAGTCGGTGCGGCCGATGTATTCCAGTTCGCCGGAGGCACGGCGGCGGACCAGATCGCCGGTGCGGTACATCCGGGTTCCGGCGCGGAACGGGTCGGCGACGAAGCGGTCGGCGGTCAGATCCGGGCGGGCGAGGTAACCGATCGCCAATTGTCTTCCGGCCAAATACAACTCGCCGGTGACTCCGACGGGCACCGGGCGCAGGTACGAATCCAGGACGTAGGCGCGAGTGTTGAACACCGGGTGGCCGATCGGCACCGTCACGGTGTCGGCGGGGGTGACCTGGTGGTAGGTGACGTCCACCGCGGCCTCGGTCGGGCCGTACAGATTGTGCAGCGAGGATCCGCCGAGCTCACGCCAGCGGGCGGCGGTGCGCACGTCGAGTGCCTCGCCGGAGGCGAAGACCCGGCGCAGGGCCGCCGGGGCCGGGGCGTCGGCATCGGCCAGCGCCGCCACGAACACCGCGAGCATCGAGGGGAC
Encoded here:
- a CDS encoding NUDIX hydrolase; its protein translation is MGSGFRLNAAVAVDLVVLTLGARHTANDTLCGLLVQRLYAPYRGRWALPGGFVRPEESLSAAAVRELKEETGLRGDRMHLEQLATYGEPGRDPRGRVISTAYLALVPNLPPPQAGSEATAAGIWSVEQLLAERGRLAFDHRRILTDGVERARAKLEYTPLATAFCGPNFTVAELRRVYEVVWGTAIDPRNFHRKVTTTPGFVVATGATSTRDGGRPAKLYRAGPAKVLHPPLMRPA
- a CDS encoding MbtH family protein, which translates into the protein MSNPFDDDDAEFYVLTNSEGEHSLWPVFAAVPTGWTIAHGPGPRGLCLDYVESHWTDMRPTSLIEAMRRRAG